The Styela clava chromosome 3, kaStyClav1.hap1.2, whole genome shotgun sequence genome includes the window ATTCAAGTCAGTTACTGTAATTTTACTTTGATTCATTTAGtgcttttttatgttttttaactgtCATCTAACTTTAGTTCAAATAAGAGCAACTATCATTGTATAGCAATGCAATTCACTTACAGTTATTGTATAATTATTCAAGTCAGTTACTGGTATTCTACTTTAATTCATCGAgtgttttaataatttttgcaGTGATAGATGTAgagattgaataaatataatcaaaccTATTGATCGAGTGGTTTCTTAGTTTGACGGAATTTGTCAGAAATAAAGAACCTCGCCCTCCCATGTGTTCTCCAAATTGTAAGGAATTGGTGAAATGTGAAAATAATTAGAGCCAGTGGAAAATTGGTTGCTTGTCCTGTGCTTTGTTTGAAGGGAAGATACATAAATGCGGATAAATCACTGAATATATTCGCCCgtaataacataaaaaaaataaataaaacatgcaCGCGCATAATTTATTGAGTGAGATGGGCTCGGTGGCAGTAAAAGATTTGTAACCAATGATTCAGACTTTAACACCTTCGATGCcaaggacgtatatatacgtcatttggcgccaaccgttccgtgccatcaatgcaaaatgacgtatatatacgtcattcgaaacggaaaaagtttaatagatagaagaaggtcgagttcaggtatttgccgtcttttttcttctctctctctctctctcttgttgtcaagttagggggaaagaatgacgtcgtcagccaatcgcgtcattcaagaaataccaagatggaaggagggtctgccatgaagtaaattatcaacttatttagcatggccgaggtacatattagccgcaaattatcatcaaaaatttgtacgagaccgactgacgccaacacacggtttcaactttttacggtgaaatgattgaaaggtgtgaggagagatgataatattatcaatcatgttacgaagatgtagaaaaacattactaaaccgtgaaataattcgaatatttttatatgcatgatcgtcgtcttattggcaggacgatgaaatgattcaaaatgttggtatttttgaacgtttttttaattttttatcatttttgggtaacggattgacggacatctgcaacgaaagcaaattttatcgtcctgagaggtgatatgttacattttgaaataataaagtgagaaattgatattattcggaacatatatttttctacttgtcagtgagatatgatccgagatatagtaatttagtgggaaatatattaccaataacacagagcccctcgtatgctttcagctcatattgaattacttccgtagctattgtataaccataattatagcaaaatatgcaatcctacgactttgtgtcggatgaacaagttcaataagcagccatggcgtactgattacgtagctacgcaatagcgatcacgtgtctggcgccacgaagactggactacgtgcagtcgagacgacttgcgtagcaaattgcgtgagatgacaatttcggaaaatcgtgttcttgacagatcaactgacgaatttcgatgaagctttaaacctttttattatgtcaacttagagacaccggatgcgtataatgaatattgaaattgcatttggaaatacttaatttgcacgccaatattagttcaaatatcaacacaaataagtatttgctcgctataaataccagattgaatgaaatgtttgccgAGGCAAGTAAAGACTTCGAATTTCATCGTTTACTGACTGAACCCACGAATCGTTTACTGACTGAACCGATGAAACCATGATTGCATATAAAGGAAGAGTTTCATTCAGAAGATATATGCCAAACAAACCGGTTAAATGGGGCATCATTGCTAGATCGATTGCTGATTCAACAACTGGATacattttcaatgtaaaaatagattATGGTAATCCAAACTTGGAACAACTTTCACCCGGCGTCACAAAAACTTCGAATTTAGTTTTGCAACTAATGGAAAGTCATCTGGATAGAGGATATCACGTATTTGTGGATAGGTATGTTGATTATTCGGTATTGATAAGACAAATTAGATAATTTACGTCTCGGCGCCATACTGCGTTCTATTTTAGATAACGAATCATTGTCGGATATATCAATCAATTGCATAAACTGTTTTATCACaaccaatttttaataatattcatttttaatttagactCTATAACTCTGTCGCATTAGCCGAGGAATTGCAGCGAAGGAAAACACCGATAACGGGAACAGTCACGGCAAACCGGAAGGGACTTCCagcagaaataaaaacaaaactaaagaaaGGGGAAATCATCTCAATACGAAAAGAACAATTACTCGCACTACTATGGCAAGATAAGAGGCCGATTTCAATACTTTCGACGTATTGTAATGGTGACGAGGTCATAGAGATACATATgtgttacagttgtatgaatatgcaatgtgactactttgtttattttgcaatatgttatccttgtgagtgacaataattggccattattaatgttattggaatatatagcgaatgaaggatatatttttatgctagtaaacgattttgttttctttgttcaaatttgatattttcgtataataaaatgattctgattgctgaataaaatgttcgaattgaatctttatcgcaatgagagatcaagacaagttatcatcaacttatgttataatagcatgagagagcaattccgacaagatacgcgtgtgtaggtgagttctttcacctacgactgaagtgtcggaatgaacgataactgatgacaccgctaggttcgcccctttcccgatgaatcaaaaactaaatacgagagagaatgaataggagagaactctctcgttttcaccttggcacggaacggtaaaattgaaaaaactgatcttggcatcgaaagtgttaagGGAGAGTGACCTTATTCAAAAATCTACCTGTTCCTTTGTCAAAGAGAACTGCACAAGTTCAAAACCTTTTCTGCCATTCCTGGTACTATCCTGTTATTGCCCCACCAATACTTATTAGATCTGTTTTTCTTGATTACGTCATCTTAATTCAGGTTGGGTTAAGTCAGACTTATTGAATTCTGTCTGCCATTAGTATAGCAATTCATTGGCCTCAAGCCAACTAAGAGCCAACTAAAATTTCCCCGCCTTTCAAGAAAAAGATAAACTACTGTCAATGCACTCTAAAAAAACTTGAGTCAATCGCGTGATTAATTCGAAAGAGTTAGGAACAAAATGACTCAATCGTGACTCGAGCGTCATTTCTCTCGCACTCTCACTCGTTTTTGAGTCAAATATTCTCTCGTTTGACGACCGCCTTCTTTCTCTCGCCGCTAATTTCtctgtatattttttaaagttgGAACCGGCGAAGCGTAGAATTGGCGGGGAAATCGTCATTTCTCCTCTCGCGTTGTCGACGGCGGTTGTTTCGGCCGGAGGTTATCATGCAGCATGGCCACTCGCAGCTTGCGTCGCCTATCAGTTACGGTTAAATATATTATGCTGGGATTTTTATTTTGCGTGAGAGGCCAATAGGACAGTTGGATGGGGTAGGCTAGGTCGTTGTTTTTTTACAAGTGGATTACAAAGTGAATTGCTGTTATGACAGATGGAATTTAGCTTTCACCTGCTACATTCTGACAGTGCTAACAGCTTTGGAGAGGTTGTCCGTTGTCGGTAAGTGATTGCTAGCAGTGGATTCAAATAAGATTATCGAAATGAGCATGAACTGCAGTATAGCACAACTGGCTACTGAGCCAAGTTAGATCTGCCGGCCTAAGCTACCGGTAGGCCTATTGTCTGACTGTTAAGTTAACTTTATGTCTGAAGTAGGCTACATGCTGTTCAAGCTCAAGTTACAGGGTCTATAAGACAGTACCGGTACAACTAGCCTATGTCAGTCTGCCATCTCTTTCTTTCTTAAACAGTTACCGATAACTCATTGCAGTGTTAAATTGGTACAGGAACTTTTATCACACTGCTTGCACAGCTATAGGCCTGGTATATATactgttatttgttttaggCCCTTTTGAGCCTCATAATGAATTTTTATGCGTGTCCAATGGAAGGTTGTGAATGTAAGATGAGGGGGACAGATGAACTATCACTTCATTTACGTCACCAACATAATCCGTCAAAGacgaaatatataaatattacttgTTCTCAAAATCAATGTTGCACAACCTTTACTCGACTTGACAATTTTTTACGGCATGTGAAAAAATTCCACCAACTAGTACCGGTATTAGAATCTCGACGTGAGACAACTGATAATACAGATCTGAGAATTCCTGAATCAACTGAAATTCATGACATGCCCGATATGAGTGCTAATGAGAGTCACTTTCCAGAAGATTTATTATTGAAGAGCGTGGAAGGTTTGATTTTGAAGTTACGATGCAAGAGTGGAATTAACGAATGTACGCTGGTACTTTTTTTGACCTTTTTGAAAGAGTTTTTGTTGGATTTTAAAGTCTACCTAATACATTCTATAAGGAATTCATCACTACAAGCTAATGACGGTACCGATGCTTTCTTGAACGTAGTGATTGTTGGTTtcgaaaaaacattaaattatatCGAAAGAATGGATACcatttataaacaaaataattactTCTCCAAAGTCCTAAATATGATTTCCCCTGTAGAAGTAGCTCTTGGTTCCAGAATTGATCAGCGGTATGATAAAGATTCGGCAAAGTACATGTCAGTTGCTGTGACTGAATCATTTCAGTTCATTTCAATGATAAAAGTTATCAAAAAAATGCTACAACACTCCGCTAACCTGAAAGCATTTTTAAAACCCCCAAAAGAGTCTTTAAATTATATTGGTTCTTATTGTGACGGATCTGTATTCAAGTCGCATAAGCTCTATCAAAAATTTCCTGAAGCGTTGCAAATTCAACTCTACTATGATGATGTTGAAGTTGTGAATCCTCTTGGATCCAAGACTAAAGTTCATGAGTTGGCATTGTTTTATTGTACTATACAGAATCTTCCAAGAAAAGTTAACTCTGCTCTATCAAACATTCATTTATTGGCGATTGCTTATTCTCTTGATGTTAAAAAATATGGATTTTCACAACTTCTCGAACCTTTTTTCGACGAGTTAAAACAACTTGAAAGTGAAGATGGTGTATTATTAGATGACGGTACTATTTTACGTGGCACAATATCAATGGTCACAGCAGACACACTAGCAGCTCATTCAATGTTAGGTTTTCAATCTCCATCTTCAAGATACTTTTGTAGATTATGCTGTGCTGAGCGCAAAGACATTCAGGAAAAATTTATGGAGTCTGATTTTGTTTTGAGAAAGGCCGAAGATTACCAGTCAGTTGTTGACAATGGTAATTTTCCTGCACAAGGCATATCTCATCCATCGCCTTTcctgaaatcaaaatattttcatgttgttgaaaatttttgttttgatccTATGCACGACTTACTAGAAGGCATTGTCCCAAAGGAAATAAAATTAGTGCTTCATCATTTGGTATACGAAATGAAACTTTTATCTGTGCAGGAGATAAATTCACGGTTATCATCATTTGACTTTGGAATAATTGAAAATGCAAACAAACCTTCTGCAAACATTGTGGAAAGTAATCTTAGAAACAAGGCAGATGGCACATTGAAGCAAAAGTCAGCACAAACTTGGTGTCTCATCCGTCATTTTCCTTTGATATTTGCCGATGTTTTGGGCGAAAATAGTTTGCACCTGGAGTTGATATTGCTTCTCCTGCAAATCATGGATTTGGTTTTTACATCATCTGTATCTTTTGGTCAATTGAATCAGTTGCAAAGTTTGATTTATTCTCACCATACTCTCTTCAAGGAACTGTTTCCTGATGTAAAACTAATTAACAAGCACCATCATTTGGTACATTATCCGAGATGTATTCTTATGTTCGGGCCAATGAGCAACATGTCCTGTATGCGTTATGAAGCAAGGCATAATGTGTTTAAAAAACATGCACATGTTATATGTAATTTTAAGAATATTTGCAAATCTTTAGCATTCAAAAATCAGGTGGATCAGTGCTTCAACTTTTATAGTTCTTCAGATTATGACCAGGAATTAAAAACTGGCAATGGATCCTTCGAAAGTGTGAATAATCTGTGAATAATCCGACCAACCTCATTCTCACAATATATAGTGGCTACTGGTATAGAGCCTGGTTTGAAGCGAAAAGCGAAGAAACATATCAccttcataaaaaaattatggtCAGTCCTTGATGTCCTATTATTGTGGCACCCTGCCATGGGAACTTACCGGTACTATTTTTGTAGTGTTATGCTCTGGGTCTAATTGATCCGGGCTTTTGACAATTGCAGTTTACTCGTTTGatataatacattttttattgtttattagcTACCCGCCATCTGCATTGAAAGTTGATCTCGCAAAATCAATTGTCGAGGAATTTCCAAAGCTGAAGTTAAAGTTAGAGGGAACAACCGGATATGCACGTATTATCCTTTTGAGATAATTTCGCTTTCCCTACAAGGCATTATTTAATCTCATGAATCTTGTACACAATATTTCGTCATTAAGGCTGTATTCCTCTCTTCTGAAGTTGCCAAAATGAGTGTTAAATATGATTCTGTGTTTACTGCGAGTCTGCTCTCTGTCAGCTTTGTCATTAGGGctcttttgttgttattgttaaatTGCTAAAAATGTTTTTAGGGCCATTATTATGATCCTCTTCGTGGTTCCGGCTTTATAGAAAACAAGCTCAAAACTTTACGAAAACAAATGGCAATAGAAGATAAGAtgtataaaaaacaaaagagaAGCCACTCAACATATGCAAGTAGTTCCAGTTTTGAGAGTAGCGAAGATGCTGACACCAGTGGGAGTACTGTTGAACTGGATGCCTCACTTCTGGAAGACGATAGCCCTATACTGAAAAAGGTGggaaatttcttattttttataggtggtaatttttatttctcCGCAGCTAGTattttattggaatattttatATGCATATTGCTTTTCAGATTAAATGGCTGAAAGAAACCACACCTAACAAGGACAATAAGGCagaaatatataacataatgAAGGAAAGTCATGACTATCGTAGGCTTGAAATACAGCTGAAGCCTATGACCTTAACTGACATTTTAGAAAAGTACCCAAGGTTCTGTGATGCTTATGAGGGTGGATTGGTAAGTTAGCAATAAATCTAGATGTAAAGTGCAATGTACATAGGCTGTTTATTATTGTAttcggtgctcctgaagtatgcgaaccaagatggcggacatcggaacgtagcatgggtaacaggttagggttgggcgatAAATATAATTCCAATTTTCGTTATCTTAGTCCTATTATGAGTTCTTCCAAGtccttccgtagtatttgtacctaaaattatggcctaactctaacctagtacacatattacattccgatgtccgccatcttggttcgcattcTTCAGGAGCCCCTTGTATTCATCACatcaagatatttttaagaagTACGGATATAGAAAGCATCTTTTTTTTTACATGTGCTTCTTGTGGACTCAGATTGACTGTGAATTTGAGATGAATTACCCGGAGTGTAAGAAGTTTATGGAAATTTTTCCACCACTCATTCAAAAAATTCTTAAAATGGATCAGGATTGTGTTCAGTGTGATGATGGTATGTGCTTTATGCTTTATATTACTGATATTTTATGTATAAATACTGGTTGACTTAGAACTATCTCTGCCACATTTCCAACTGGGCGGCAGTGAAATAGCTTTATTATATCTATGTTTTTTGTGTGAGAGCATATTTCGAGTACTTGACACTTTTTAAATGGACTAAAGAGTCTTCTAGTTCTATCGAAGATTTTGCCACCTCTCAACACAAAGGGGAGGAAAGGACAAGAGCAGTGGGCATTATTTAAGTTTCAAGGGGTGCGTACTCTGTTTCCTAACTTGTTTGCAAAATACCATAGCAGATGCAACGTGACATGTTTCTGAATGAATTTTCAAAGTGATGACATCGTTTGGAAACTTATTCATTCTTTTTTATTCAGGCCGGCTGCAACGTTGGATATTATGCTGAAACCAAGCCTCCATCATTGAGACAGCCATTTTTATTGGTCATTGGTCCGAAATCTCATCCTGAGGAATTCTTCTTAATTCTTGACAAGAAAGTGGTGCCAGTTGGAAATTCATCATTGCTGGCTTTTTATAGACTGTTCGCTTCGTTTTGGATTTTTGGAATTGAGTACTATGAAAAACTGGCaactttcttcaatttttttgaagcTATTCTTTTCGGCATGGATCCCAAACCTTCAGTGGCCTCATTGTTGGCTGCATTGGACtttgtgtaaaaaaaaaaaaaatgatcctACATAGACGGCTCAAAATGAAAATGTGCTGATGCCACCCTTTgtaattggacacgtagtggacataacgatcgtttcaatattatgttgttgttgttcttgttcttgttcttgttgttctttgacacgtttttaaaaagtcgcttttctcttcgaatactggaccaattgctttgaaattttcagtggttaaagattaattttttcgctagaaggctattacttttgtttattcttaaattttatatgaatcctatgagatatgatatttcatacaaaatttcgcggtatttatttttactcatgggaacactgttttacacttatttcaagcggtttcgcgatcgattgtcttgctcagtactacagctactgtaggtcggtactggtaagttgccatacaggtaccgtaacgcagtgaaattgacttattccttccgcagtattactaatgctgcaatgcaagttttatagcctatcgtatgcggaacggaatatcagacctacaggttcggtaccggtactggtagctcagtacgtaagtacgatactggtactggtgccggcaccggtgtcttaccacaatgaaattaccgtaacttattttttcacggtcctaccagtgcagtaatgcaagcgttgtagcacttgtagcctactatatttgtttattttgatgagagtctactggaaacaacataaaatttgaaagggaagaattgttctgtgatcaaatatctgtcctaaagtgtaaacaacataaaatttgcaagggaacaactgttctgtgatcaattacggtaccgtatatggcctacagtgtacaggtaagatgctggctgactgctaaccggtactggtagctcagtacgtaagtacgatactggtactggtgccggtaccggtgtcttaccacaatgaaattaccgtaccttattctttcacggtcctaccagtgcagtaatgcaagcgttgtagcacttgtagcctactatatttgtttattttgatgagagtctactggaaacaacataaaatttgaaagggaagaattgttctgtgatcaattatctgtcctaaaatgtaaacaacataaaatttgcaagggaacaactgttctgtgatcaattaccgtatatggcctacagtgtacaggtaagatgctgcctgactgctaactcagtaccgcttgacacgtttttaaaaagtcgcttttctcttcgaatactggaccaattgctttgaaatttttagtggttaaagataaaaattttctccagaaggctattactttttttttcgctatgacgtcatcaaaattatgtgactctacgtgtccatatatttgagcatagctctcttgtttttgtgtgtccactttgtttattttgtttttatactgATTTGGCCCTATGTTAAACCATCATGTCAGAGTACGACTTGTTAGTTTATACACTTTATAAAAAATCGATATGTATACACGAATTATGCATCGTCTCTTTTTAGCGTTCAAAAATGCAGATTTTATAGCCCGATGTTCATCtcaaaatgagattttttttcgGAACTTTCTAAAGCGATTGTCTCATATCGCCAAAATTTGACATAGGCCACTGCAGTTTTGAGTCGTCGATGTGAGCAAACACTGGGGTCAtaattttcattataatttctttctgtgaaatttatttcattttcttttgttcaTTGGTGATTGTGGTTTAGTCTGCATCTTCGGTGATTGTTTATTGTGTTGCTGTTTATACCCTTATATAGCAACACAATTAGCGATCACCGAAAATGCAGATGCGCTCACGCTTGAGTGTTTTTGAAGTTCTTTTCCAAGAAAAATTTGGTATATTTAATTTCTGCTTTTTTGGTAAATGCATGGGTAACTTAAGAAAGTTGAAATGGGGCTGGGGGAATTGGAGAGGAAACCAATAACTCACTTTTTGGTGACTCTATCGAGTTGTAAACTTGACTCAAAAAAGAGCCATCGCAAATGATCTTGACGACTCTATCAAGGGATAAATTTGACTCAAAGAGGAGTCATCGCACATGACTCTTGACGACTCTATTGAAGCGGAAATTTGACTCGAAAAAGAGTCATTGTGCGTGACTCTTTTGACGACTCAATCAAGGGATAAATTTAACTCAAAGAAGAGTCATGTGCGTGACTCAAGTAAAGAGTCAAATATTTCTTGACTCTTTGAAAGAGTAGGAGGCTCGTTGAGTCAAATTTGAGTCAATATTTTTTAGAGTGTGGATAGGGCCAGGCATGGACAGGTGTTGCATCGCTGTAAGTCTTCAATCTTGACAACTAATTTTGGCTTAGTCTATCCTACCGTCTTCCCAGGACTACAGGTAAACTCAATCGCAAGCTAAATCATCCAATCCATACCCAAATCACGAAACAAGACGAAAACACTGACAGGCGCACAGGGAGACTGTATGGAACTAGTCTTTGGCGTTATCATAATTTAGCGTTAAAACTGATGGTATTGTCGCCATTTTATCCAAGCAGCTGCATTAACCCTAATCTAACGACTAATTTGGGCTCACACTATCTACGGTAGCGTTTTTCAAATCGCGGGACAGAAATCGAAATTCCGACTAAATTGGTAGCCATGGCAATCTCGGCCGTACTTCGGGCAAAGCTGAGTCGTAAATTTGCCTCACAAACAGGTAGATATGACTTTCTATCGAAACAGGCTGACAGACCTCTCCCTATTATGGAAAGCATGGCGTTTTCCTTaactatggtggcccatcgttgtcacgcgtgaaattgaaaataaaaaataaaaaaaagtaaaataaaaaaatagtcgtgaaaaaacatgaaaaaaataaaataaaatgtaaaaaaaaaattaaaataaaataaaaacagaataaaaaaaagcaaaaaaaaaattgaaaaaaaaaaacgtgaatgaaaataaaaaggttgacaacgatgggccgcctcgtggcccatcgttgtcacgcgttttcaTTTTGAGGAAATTTGCTATTGCtggggaccaacgttgtcatgcataatcctacgcgcacaaacggtgttccctgggtttctaactcactactgattttcttgaacaatattcaataaattcaaaacgaaaatgttctataaattctccatgctacaagttcaactagaagtaatatatttataataatgataagagaacaTAGAATTGAGTACGAAAATTcgggaaatttgtttttacgtgttgaaggtaattgaattggatAATGCTGCTCAACCATAGATGTGTTATATACACCTGATGATAATCCATGAGCACTAAAATGCGTGgtgaagtgcccgattatattttgttttgattcgtttttttttctgaattcgtcaaatctgagctgttcgtacaacacctacggcggtacgtaccaatgtggaagCAGTAAAGAaaagaatcctaagggaaaatgcctTGGTACGGTAGcatccaaaattttgcgattCGCAATGTCgaaaaagtgtttttaatcagtcgcggaccatcataaaacataacttttggtgttcttcgttttattcttattattttgtgttgacgcttttcaatttagaaaatttgggttgccaccattgacaccaaccagaaaaaaaaattatttctcgttgtgagaactcgcgagaaacaccacttaggtttTTATCGAAGCGtgtgcagactcgtgttttcgtcggaaatccgcaagtgagttgtgaaatccggttccattacatttgaactcacgacaattgcacctgcatactattgcacctatggaacttttttgttgttttacggatatttgaacccatactaaccacAACctatgggttttagcacccgcatatagattgaatccgtggatatacacatgggttcaaatgtacgtgggttcaaatgtacggtcaccgtaaaaTCCAATCGTCTGATTAAGCGCAAGTGACCaatcgcgtcacctgttaccaaatttttgaatagtaaattactattctaatagttgaatgtTCGGATATATGCCCAGATATACTCaataaccagtaattattgactcgattaatgttatgttactaaacttgctttttatgttttatgtaaattctaacgtaaatggTGTCGAGGGTTTCATTTTGTGATGATCAATAGACCATATTGTAGAAAATTTTTGagaattgg containing:
- the LOC144421038 gene encoding uncharacterized protein LOC144421038, which translates into the protein MAIEDKMYKKQKRSHSTYASSSSFESSEDADTSGSTVELDASLLEDDSPILKKIKWLKETTPNKDNKAEIYNIMKESHDYRRLEIQLKPMTLTDILEKYPRFCDAYEGGLIDCEFEMNYPECKKFMEIFPPLIQKILKMDQDCVQCDDGRLQRWILC